Proteins from a single region of Thermodesulfobacteriota bacterium:
- a CDS encoding sugar phosphate nucleotidyltransferase: protein MKAVVLAGGFGTRIKPLTYSLPKPMLPLGGKPIIEHVINLVKQNGFNDLIFLLYFQPDAIKNYLSDGSGLGVKINYMIPPEDYGTAGAVKYASDILKGDEPFLVISGDLLADVDLAAMFTFHKEKNAMVTIGLTSVKDPLQFGIVITDKDGRVVRFLEKPGWGEVFSDSVNAGIYIVDPAILDNIPGKQSFDFSHDLFPRLLGEEKPIYGYILSGYWRDVGDPSSYIQANMDILAGRVNVKGSGSRMDVVGKDIWLGENAEIANDAQLEGTVIVGRSVRINGGSRIVNSIIGNSTIIGQSANIIDSVIWDDTNVGESTSIDSSVICSKVRIGKDVLIEPGVVVSENCSIGDEAVIRQGVKIWPSKEIESRAIVSTNLIWGERWKRSLFEESKVSGLSNFELTPEFAAKLGAALASILPKGSSVLMGRDTYRAPRMIKRAFVAGVLSAGVNVKDLKAVPIPILRYKLQTFGEVGGVYFRYSLENPEVTEILFYDSHAFETSVSFEKTFERIFHREDFRRVSEGGVGRISDLSGIVDFYKEGFISSIKEEIIKEKKFRIVVDFAFGPSSEYFPSILNELGCEVISLNAYTVEHGSGVDPSRALALLSSIVKATDSTAGFWLDPWAERVYFVDEKGRIYRDLDSFFLLFNLILKAEEPGVCAVPLFVPSSVEYIAKENNFDVVRTKNSIRALSDSARNRDVKLASYPDGRFIFPEFQIAYDGMFTLAKMLELMAELDIRLSEVSKAIPKFNFHHATIPCPWEAKGVVMRMASQEAMGMEASFLDGVKISFNGSWVLIFPDQYKSLIHLYTEANTENEASILTNDYTKKIENWIKT from the coding sequence ATGAAGGCTGTTGTTCTCGCGGGAGGTTTTGGTACAAGGATTAAGCCGCTAACTTATTCGCTGCCCAAGCCCATGCTTCCGCTCGGGGGTAAACCGATCATTGAGCATGTAATAAATCTTGTAAAGCAAAATGGCTTCAATGATCTAATATTCCTGCTCTATTTTCAGCCGGATGCGATAAAAAATTACCTTAGTGACGGATCAGGGCTAGGCGTTAAGATAAATTATATGATCCCTCCAGAGGATTATGGTACTGCTGGAGCGGTAAAGTACGCCTCGGATATATTGAAAGGCGACGAACCTTTTCTGGTTATAAGCGGGGATTTGCTTGCGGACGTCGATCTCGCGGCAATGTTTACATTCCACAAAGAGAAAAATGCAATGGTAACTATTGGCTTGACCTCAGTCAAGGATCCTCTTCAGTTTGGAATAGTAATCACGGATAAGGATGGCAGGGTTGTGAGATTTCTTGAAAAGCCTGGTTGGGGAGAGGTATTTAGTGATTCTGTAAACGCCGGAATATACATAGTTGATCCTGCGATTTTAGACAATATACCAGGCAAACAGTCATTTGATTTTAGTCATGATTTGTTTCCGAGGCTTCTTGGTGAGGAGAAACCAATTTATGGATATATATTGAGTGGCTATTGGCGAGATGTCGGAGATCCATCTTCTTATATACAAGCGAATATGGATATTCTGGCTGGCAGGGTTAATGTGAAGGGTTCGGGTAGCAGGATGGATGTAGTTGGTAAAGATATATGGCTGGGAGAAAATGCCGAAATTGCTAACGACGCTCAGCTTGAGGGGACTGTTATAGTTGGCAGAAGTGTAAGAATCAATGGCGGTTCAAGGATAGTCAATTCTATAATAGGAAACAGCACCATTATTGGCCAAAGCGCTAATATTATAGATAGCGTAATATGGGATGATACGAATGTTGGCGAGAGTACTAGTATCGATAGCAGTGTTATATGTTCCAAGGTAAGAATTGGCAAGGACGTCCTGATTGAGCCCGGTGTAGTTGTCTCGGAAAATTGTTCTATAGGGGATGAGGCTGTTATAAGACAGGGTGTTAAGATTTGGCCTAGTAAGGAAATTGAATCAAGAGCCATTGTATCCACGAACCTTATCTGGGGTGAAAGGTGGAAGAGGAGCTTATTTGAGGAATCCAAGGTATCCGGCCTTTCGAATTTTGAACTTACTCCTGAATTTGCAGCGAAGCTTGGTGCAGCATTGGCCTCTATTTTACCTAAGGGTTCTTCGGTGCTGATGGGCAGGGATACATATCGTGCACCTAGGATGATAAAGAGGGCTTTTGTCGCAGGGGTTCTGTCAGCGGGAGTTAACGTAAAGGATTTGAAAGCGGTCCCTATTCCTATCCTCAGATATAAACTTCAGACTTTTGGTGAGGTCGGGGGGGTTTATTTCAGATATTCACTGGAAAATCCGGAGGTAACTGAGATCCTGTTTTATGACTCACACGCGTTCGAGACTTCTGTATCCTTTGAGAAGACCTTCGAAAGGATCTTCCATAGAGAGGATTTTCGACGGGTATCTGAGGGTGGTGTGGGAAGAATCAGTGACCTTAGCGGTATTGTCGATTTCTATAAAGAGGGCTTCATAAGTTCAATAAAAGAAGAGATTATTAAGGAAAAGAAATTCAGAATTGTAGTTGATTTCGCTTTTGGACCTTCTTCGGAGTATTTTCCCTCAATACTAAATGAATTGGGTTGCGAGGTAATAAGTCTCAATGCATACACTGTTGAACATGGTAGTGGAGTTGATCCTAGCAGAGCACTGGCACTCCTATCCAGCATTGTTAAAGCAACTGATTCGACGGCTGGGTTCTGGCTTGATCCTTGGGCTGAGAGAGTATACTTCGTAGATGAAAAAGGAAGAATTTATAGAGATCTCGATTCCTTCTTTCTTTTGTTTAACCTGATCCTAAAAGCTGAGGAGCCAGGGGTTTGTGCTGTACCTTTATTCGTTCCCTCAAGCGTTGAGTATATCGCGAAAGAAAATAATTTTGATGTCGTAAGGACAAAAAATAGCATCAGAGCTCTATCTGATTCGGCAAGGAATAGAGACGTTAAACTGGCAAGCTATCCTGATGGAAGGTTTATATTTCCCGAATTTCAGATTGCTTATGATGGAATGTTTACACTCGCTAAAATGCTTGAGCTTATGGCTGAACTGGATATAAGGCTATCAGAAGTCTCGAAGGCTATACCTAAGTTTAATTTTCATCACGCAACTATTCCGTGTCCCTGGGAGGCGAAGGGTGTGGTGATGAGGATGGCGTCTCAAGAGGCTATGGGAATGGAAGCATCTTTCCTTGATGGCGTAAAAATTTCATTCAATGGTTCATGGGTTCTAATATTCCCAGACCAGTACAAATCATTGATACACTTATACACTGAAGCAAATACGGAAAATGAAGCGTCTATTCTAACAAATGACTATACTAAAAAGATTGAGAATTGGATAAAAACTTAA
- a CDS encoding response regulator, with translation MSKILVVDDEENIRFVFKEVLTEEGYDVFEAESVEDTFDILSRELIDLVLLDIKLRSQSGLDILKRITREFPDTPVLLCSAYVSFQNDYTAWLADGYIVKSSDPEELLEEVDKVLKMRGKL, from the coding sequence ATGAGTAAAATCTTGGTTGTAGATGATGAAGAAAATATAAGATTTGTTTTCAAAGAGGTGCTGACTGAAGAAGGTTACGATGTATTTGAGGCAGAATCGGTGGAGGATACATTCGATATCCTTAGTCGTGAACTAATTGATCTTGTACTTTTAGATATAAAATTAAGATCCCAGAGCGGCCTTGATATACTCAAGAGGATAACAAGGGAGTTTCCAGATACACCAGTGCTACTATGCTCGGCTTATGTTTCCTTTCAAAATGATTATACGGCATGGCTCGCCGATGGTTATATTGTAAAATCGAGTGATCCCGAGGAGCTATTGGAAGAAGTGGACAAAGTTCTGAAGATGAGAGGGAAGTTATAA
- a CDS encoding HAMP domain-containing sensor histidine kinase → MAKFGDSYCWMIKNDPRVCPFIKPGEEHMLHNLEARIREKCISCEELCNDLVFLSMEKGSTYEVLPIILDELVKREQKIKKFGKSLEIKEEMFDILVHLSTSLKLVLDVNEILYKGLVAFTAGSSFGFNRAISLLADNRKLSGQFAIGPLDQNEALSIWHEISDKKLTLEELLVFSPIVFHKESEKFKDVLEAMDFSLQEDPFRSVFQSENSIRISDGERLPGVLRDFYKDTPFWIIPLLSHLRRPLGVILLDNFLTKKELSVEEVKALEIFALEISLALERGITYEELEGKVETLEEANVKLKEHHELITKLRAEAQIGDMVLQLTHSFKNPVIAIAGLARILKKKIQPDLPIYRHTNAILEEAVRLEKTLRDFVAYAKTKYLLDTSKIDINKVVGLIYQEKKSAGRQQDVNIHLSLSEDLPPVFGNEYQIYTCIENIVNNSIEAMPDGGELYIATKTQNGSIAIEVFDTGPGISEEVMRNLFTPFFTTKSVGSGLGLYTSKEIIEKMGGKISLHCVKDKGCTVTLSLPLSAEKENYE, encoded by the coding sequence TCATCAAACCGGGTGAAGAGCACATGTTACATAATCTCGAGGCTCGAATTAGGGAAAAGTGTATAAGCTGTGAGGAACTCTGTAATGATTTGGTTTTTCTTTCAATGGAAAAGGGTTCTACGTATGAAGTACTGCCTATTATTTTAGATGAGCTTGTAAAAAGGGAGCAGAAGATCAAGAAATTCGGGAAATCCCTCGAAATAAAGGAGGAGATGTTTGATATACTTGTACATCTTTCAACTTCGCTCAAATTAGTGCTCGATGTGAACGAAATTCTCTATAAGGGATTAGTGGCCTTTACCGCAGGAAGTAGCTTCGGTTTTAACAGGGCGATCTCATTGCTGGCTGATAATAGAAAACTTTCAGGTCAGTTCGCAATTGGTCCATTAGACCAAAATGAAGCCTTATCTATATGGCACGAAATATCAGATAAAAAACTCACCCTGGAGGAGCTTCTTGTATTTTCTCCGATTGTATTCCATAAGGAAAGCGAAAAGTTTAAAGATGTCCTGGAGGCTATGGATTTTAGCTTACAGGAAGATCCATTCAGAAGTGTATTTCAATCAGAAAACAGTATCAGAATCTCAGATGGAGAAAGGTTGCCGGGTGTTCTTCGTGATTTTTATAAAGATACCCCTTTCTGGATTATTCCTCTGCTCTCACACCTAAGACGTCCGCTAGGTGTTATATTGCTTGATAACTTTCTCACAAAAAAAGAGTTGTCGGTTGAAGAAGTGAAAGCCCTAGAAATCTTTGCACTTGAGATCTCACTTGCATTAGAGAGAGGAATCACGTATGAGGAACTCGAAGGTAAGGTCGAGACTCTTGAAGAGGCAAATGTGAAATTAAAGGAGCATCACGAACTTATCACTAAGCTACGGGCCGAAGCACAAATTGGAGATATGGTACTCCAACTAACTCACTCCTTTAAGAATCCTGTGATTGCAATTGCGGGTCTGGCTAGGATTTTAAAAAAGAAGATCCAACCAGATCTTCCTATCTACAGACACACAAATGCTATACTCGAAGAAGCTGTAAGACTTGAAAAGACGTTAAGAGATTTTGTTGCCTATGCAAAAACAAAGTATCTGTTGGATACATCAAAGATAGATATCAACAAGGTTGTTGGACTTATATACCAGGAAAAAAAATCGGCGGGTAGACAACAGGACGTTAATATTCATCTCAGTCTCTCTGAAGATCTTCCACCTGTCTTCGGGAACGAGTATCAGATATACACATGTATTGAAAATATTGTTAACAACTCCATAGAGGCAATGCCTGATGGTGGTGAGCTTTATATCGCCACCAAAACACAGAATGGATCAATTGCCATTGAGGTGTTTGATACAGGCCCGGGTATTTCGGAAGAAGTAATGAGAAACCTTTTTACGCCCTTTTTCACAACCAAAAGTGTTGGAAGTGGTCTAGGTCTATATACATCAAAAGAGATAATAGAGAAAATGGGTGGTAAAATTTCCCTACATTGTGTGAAAGACAAGGGTTGTACTGTGACATTAAGTCTGCCCCTCTCGGCTGAAAAGGAAAATTATGAGTAA